One segment of Natronosalvus halobius DNA contains the following:
- a CDS encoding ester cyclase, whose protein sequence is MSTAAENKEIVRRYYEEAFNEGRTDLLEELISERVVNHDPVSEETLTPDEARGFEGFVRHVEAAHEAFPDATVTIEDVIAEDDMVAVRFAFEGTHEGPFAGFEPTGNRVRGSNMVFMRLEDGMIAERWEESDSLDALEQLGILSMAERSPSDDRTRKVA, encoded by the coding sequence ATGAGCACGGCAGCAGAGAACAAAGAAATCGTCCGCCGGTACTACGAGGAAGCCTTCAACGAGGGTCGAACCGACCTGCTCGAGGAGCTAATTTCGGAGCGCGTCGTCAACCACGACCCGGTATCGGAGGAGACGCTCACGCCCGACGAGGCCAGGGGGTTCGAGGGGTTCGTCCGCCACGTCGAGGCCGCCCACGAGGCGTTTCCCGACGCGACGGTGACGATCGAGGACGTGATCGCCGAAGACGACATGGTCGCGGTCCGGTTCGCGTTCGAGGGAACTCACGAGGGACCGTTCGCCGGGTTCGAACCCACGGGGAACCGAGTCAGGGGATCGAACATGGTCTTCATGCGACTCGAGGACGGAATGATCGCCGAGCGCTGGGAGGAGTCGGACAGCCTGGATGCCCTGGAACAGCTCGGTATCCTCTCGATGGCGGAACGCTCGCCGTCGGACGATCGAACTCGAAAGGTGGCGTGA
- a CDS encoding enoyl-CoA hydratase/isomerase family protein, with protein MTGTDTDTNTDAIRLERDDETATITVDRPERHNAMDEAVARTLARTVAQAAEDEAVRCLVLTGTGGVFNTGADLSTFEGDETDAERLEAIATPLHETVSMLVSAPKPVVTGVNGVVAGGGLGLSLAGDVVLAAEDARFEYAYPKIGLSGDGGATWLLPRLVGRRTAQRIAFLDEPIDAGEAVELGLATEAVTSERFDDRLEAIASELASGPTKAYAEIKRLFAAASTDGLEAHLAEEQERITDLASTADYAAGLRGFLEKESPTFRGE; from the coding sequence ATGACCGGGACAGATACTGACACGAACACGGACGCCATTCGTCTCGAGCGCGACGACGAAACCGCGACGATCACCGTCGACAGACCGGAGCGCCACAACGCGATGGACGAGGCGGTCGCCCGAACGCTCGCCAGGACGGTGGCCCAGGCCGCGGAAGACGAGGCGGTCCGGTGTCTCGTGCTCACTGGTACCGGCGGCGTATTCAACACGGGTGCGGACCTCTCGACGTTCGAGGGCGACGAGACGGACGCCGAGCGCCTCGAGGCCATCGCGACGCCCCTCCACGAGACCGTCTCGATGCTCGTCTCGGCGCCGAAGCCGGTCGTGACCGGGGTCAACGGGGTCGTCGCCGGTGGCGGACTCGGACTCTCCCTCGCGGGCGACGTCGTCCTCGCCGCCGAAGACGCCCGATTCGAGTACGCCTACCCGAAGATCGGCCTCTCGGGCGACGGCGGGGCAACGTGGCTCCTGCCGCGACTCGTCGGTCGACGGACGGCCCAGCGAATCGCGTTCCTGGACGAGCCGATCGACGCCGGGGAGGCCGTCGAACTGGGACTGGCGACCGAAGCCGTCACGTCCGAGCGGTTCGACGACCGTCTCGAGGCCATCGCCTCGGAACTCGCGAGCGGTCCGACGAAGGCCTACGCGGAGATCAAGCGCCTGTTCGCGGCTGCCTCGACGGACGGGCTCGAGGCCCACCTCGCGGAGGAACAGGAGCGAATTACCGACCTGGCGTCGACGGCCGACTACGCCGCGGGCTTGCGTGGGTTCCTGGAGAAGGAGTCGCCGACGTTCAGGGGGGAGTGA
- a CDS encoding D-2-hydroxyacid dehydrogenase — protein MTETDSSRSGEDLSILVLRKGTHGTPISAYANALRERVSNADVEITVASTPAEEREAIRGADIATGMTIDESLLGHAENLELFACAYAGTGHLPLETLEEMGVTVTNASGVHGPNIGEHVLGAILWFTRRFHVASRRQRRREWRHYQANELQGSTVTVVGLGAIGRSVCARLEPFGVDVQGVRYTPEKGGPADEIYGFDADDFHEALSRTDYLVLACPLTDETRGLVDAAAFDTLPPNAVVINVARGPVVETDALVSALRRNGIRGASLDVTDPEPLPEDHPLWTLENVQITPHNSGHTPKYYDRLADIVAGNVERVLESGTYEDLENQVLPRS, from the coding sequence ATGACCGAGACGGACAGCAGTCGGAGCGGCGAGGACCTCTCGATACTGGTCCTCCGCAAGGGAACGCACGGAACGCCAATCTCGGCGTACGCGAACGCACTTCGAGAGCGCGTTTCGAACGCGGACGTCGAGATCACCGTCGCCAGCACGCCCGCCGAAGAACGGGAGGCGATTCGAGGGGCCGATATTGCGACGGGGATGACGATCGACGAGTCCCTCCTGGGCCACGCCGAGAACCTGGAGTTGTTCGCCTGTGCCTACGCGGGTACCGGTCATCTGCCCCTCGAGACCCTCGAGGAGATGGGCGTCACGGTGACGAATGCGTCGGGCGTTCACGGCCCCAACATCGGCGAGCACGTCCTGGGGGCGATCCTCTGGTTCACCCGCCGGTTCCACGTCGCGTCCCGCCGGCAGCGTCGCCGCGAGTGGCGCCACTACCAGGCCAACGAACTCCAGGGTTCGACGGTGACGGTCGTCGGTCTCGGCGCTATCGGTCGATCCGTCTGTGCGCGACTCGAACCGTTCGGCGTCGACGTCCAGGGCGTCCGTTACACGCCGGAGAAGGGCGGCCCGGCGGACGAAATCTACGGCTTCGACGCGGACGACTTCCACGAGGCCCTCTCTCGAACCGACTACCTCGTGTTGGCGTGTCCGCTCACAGACGAGACCCGGGGACTGGTCGACGCGGCGGCGTTCGACACCCTCCCGCCGAACGCAGTGGTGATCAACGTCGCTCGCGGGCCGGTCGTCGAGACCGACGCGCTCGTCTCGGCACTCCGGCGTAACGGCATCCGCGGGGCCTCGCTAGACGTGACCGACCCCGAACCCCTGCCGGAAGATCACCCACTGTGGACGCTCGAAAACGTCCAGATCACTCCGCACAACTCGGGGCACACGCCGAAGTACTACGACCGCCTGGCGGACATCGTTGCCGGGAACGTCGAGCGGGTGCTCGAGTCGGGTACGTACGAAGACCTCGAGAACCAGGTGCTGCCCCGGTCGTAG
- a CDS encoding MBL fold metallo-hydrolase: MTVTFDSLRIDWFGYATVRLEGETGTVVYLDPGRYGVLDDVEPKDGDLVLVSHDHHYDPDGIRRVAHEDAIVVVHEAVDADEIDRVDEQPEVLPYEVERVREDESFVLGPLDLFTTPAYNEPDGPYTRDDGTPYHPEGEGCGFGVTIDGICAFWPGDSDVLPVHERLDVDLLLPPIGGSFTMDRHDVADLAETIRPDLVLPIHYDTFEALETDADAFVLDVARRAVPVVLDE, translated from the coding sequence ATGACCGTCACGTTCGACTCGCTTCGCATCGATTGGTTCGGCTACGCGACCGTTCGCCTCGAGGGCGAGACCGGCACCGTCGTCTACCTCGATCCCGGCCGATACGGCGTCCTCGACGACGTCGAACCGAAAGATGGCGACCTGGTTCTTGTCAGCCACGACCATCACTACGACCCGGACGGCATCCGGCGTGTCGCACACGAGGACGCCATCGTCGTGGTTCACGAGGCCGTCGACGCCGACGAAATAGACCGCGTCGACGAACAACCCGAGGTCCTCCCCTACGAGGTCGAACGCGTCCGGGAGGACGAGTCGTTCGTCCTCGGCCCGCTCGACCTCTTCACGACGCCCGCGTACAACGAGCCGGACGGTCCCTACACTCGCGACGACGGCACGCCCTACCACCCCGAGGGCGAGGGCTGTGGCTTCGGCGTGACGATCGACGGCATCTGTGCGTTCTGGCCCGGCGACAGCGACGTCCTCCCGGTTCACGAGCGACTGGACGTCGACCTCTTGCTCCCGCCGATCGGCGGGAGTTTCACGATGGATCGCCACGACGTCGCCGACCTCGCCGAGACGATCCGTCCCGACCTCGTCCTCCCGATCCACTACGACACGTTCGAGGCGCTCGAGACCGACGCCGACGCGTTCGTTCTCGATGTGGCGAGACGAGCCGTCCCGGTCGTCCTGGACGAGTGA
- a CDS encoding zinc ribbon domain-containing protein, translating to MDGSRASSRFCESCGERLSRRANFCGQCGTAVDGDVGDSSRDRTTSSGAVTELLQWAVRSRGSSVPRSTATPDQRARLRRRVRRHVEDGWRVEDRTDDSATLVRRSLGSTRTHLLIAAITVWWTMGLANVIYAAICYYDRTERTVLHADDSPSADSPTRERASPSARAGNEPERRSRWFSALVSLSLLALGLWIVASSASLGGFLVGALVLGAGVVVSPPARSRLERRKPITTNGRTRSIEERSVHAPEKRCTGCLEPVVDGVERTYRQELIVAGVPIVTTNEGSNCYCDRCAYADPSAGSIRDALEVDVDNGLAAEETESNAEVKTN from the coding sequence ATGGACGGATCTCGAGCCTCGAGTCGGTTCTGTGAATCCTGCGGGGAACGGCTCTCCAGGCGAGCGAACTTCTGTGGCCAGTGCGGGACGGCCGTCGACGGTGACGTCGGCGATTCCAGCCGGGATCGAACGACCTCGAGCGGAGCCGTGACCGAACTGCTGCAGTGGGCCGTTCGCTCGCGGGGGTCGTCCGTCCCGCGGTCAACTGCGACCCCCGACCAGCGAGCACGACTCCGCCGCCGCGTCCGACGACACGTCGAAGACGGCTGGCGAGTCGAGGACCGAACGGACGACAGTGCGACCCTCGTGCGACGGAGCCTCGGTTCCACGCGAACCCACCTGCTGATCGCGGCGATCACGGTCTGGTGGACGATGGGACTCGCGAACGTGATCTACGCGGCGATCTGTTACTACGACCGAACCGAGCGGACAGTGCTCCACGCCGACGATTCGCCGTCGGCGGATTCGCCCACTCGCGAGCGGGCGAGTCCGTCCGCCCGAGCGGGAAACGAACCGGAACGACGCTCGAGGTGGTTCTCAGCGCTCGTATCGCTCTCCCTCCTCGCACTCGGGCTCTGGATCGTCGCCTCGAGCGCGAGTCTCGGCGGGTTCCTGGTCGGCGCGCTCGTTCTCGGTGCCGGGGTCGTCGTCTCGCCGCCAGCCAGGAGCCGTCTCGAGCGTCGAAAACCGATCACGACGAACGGTCGGACGAGGTCGATCGAGGAGCGGAGTGTTCACGCCCCCGAAAAACGCTGTACGGGCTGTCTCGAGCCGGTCGTCGATGGCGTCGAACGAACCTACCGACAGGAACTGATCGTCGCCGGCGTACCGATCGTCACGACGAACGAGGGCTCGAACTGCTACTGCGACCGTTGTGCCTACGCTGATCCCTCCGCCGGTTCGATCCGCGACGCGCTCGAGGTGGACGTAGACAATGGTCTGGCGGCCGAAGAAACGGAGTCGAACGCAGAAGTGAAAACGAACTGA
- a CDS encoding DNA topoisomerase IV subunit A: MSTDESQAREQLIDLAAQFYDQFELGEIPHMEVPTRSKSNIELDEEANVWVYGDRTSTRSANSVRGARKLLKAVFTIEFLANQLEEDRSSTLRELYYLSESWDNEEAQFNDQDESNGLVEDLEIVSGVTREDFHMRPEESGAKVMGPLHIREQTKRGDRDIHCQLDVGQGGYQIPNNPDTIEFLDHDAEFVLCVETGGMRDRLVENGFDEEYDTIIVHLGGQPARATRRLTKRFHDELGLPVVVFTDGDPWSYRIFGSVAYGSIKSAHLSEYLATPEAQFIGIQPADIVEYDLPTDPLSDSDINALENELTDPRFQTDYWKEQIELQLEIGKKAEQQALASRGLDFVTDTYLPERLEEMGVL, from the coding sequence ATGAGCACAGACGAATCACAGGCCAGAGAACAGTTGATCGACCTCGCCGCCCAGTTCTACGACCAGTTCGAACTGGGCGAAATTCCCCACATGGAGGTTCCGACCCGATCGAAGAGCAACATCGAACTCGACGAGGAGGCTAACGTCTGGGTGTACGGCGACCGAACATCGACCCGGAGTGCGAACTCCGTTCGCGGCGCCCGGAAGCTTCTCAAGGCCGTCTTCACCATCGAGTTCCTGGCAAATCAGCTCGAGGAGGATCGCTCCTCGACCCTGCGTGAACTGTACTACCTCTCGGAAAGTTGGGACAACGAGGAGGCCCAGTTCAACGACCAGGACGAGTCCAACGGCCTGGTCGAGGACCTAGAGATCGTCTCCGGGGTCACCCGCGAGGACTTCCACATGCGTCCGGAGGAGTCCGGCGCGAAGGTGATGGGGCCGCTGCACATCCGCGAGCAGACGAAGCGGGGCGACCGCGACATCCACTGCCAGCTCGACGTGGGGCAGGGCGGTTACCAGATCCCGAACAACCCCGACACGATCGAGTTCCTCGACCACGACGCCGAGTTCGTCCTCTGCGTGGAGACCGGTGGTATGCGCGACCGCCTCGTCGAGAACGGCTTCGACGAGGAGTACGACACCATCATCGTCCACCTCGGGGGCCAGCCCGCACGAGCCACGCGCCGACTGACGAAGCGCTTCCACGACGAACTCGGCCTCCCCGTGGTGGTGTTCACCGACGGCGACCCGTGGTCGTACCGCATCTTCGGCTCCGTCGCCTACGGCTCGATCAAGTCCGCCCACCTCTCTGAGTACCTGGCGACGCCCGAAGCGCAGTTCATCGGCATCCAGCCCGCCGACATCGTCGAGTACGACCTCCCGACCGATCCCCTCTCGGACTCGGACATCAACGCTCTCGAGAACGAACTCACCGATCCTCGCTTCCAGACCGACTACTGGAAGGAACAGATCGAACTGCAACTCGAAATCGGGAAGAAGGCCGAGCAGCAGGCCCTCGCCTCGCGCGGCCTGGACTTCGTGACGGACACGTACCTGCCGGAGCGACTCGAGGAGATGGGCGTCCTCTGA
- a CDS encoding DNA topoisomerase VI subunit B, with amino-acid sequence MTSLQSTLGDEPGIAEELADNQRAISIAEFFEKNKHMLGFDSGARGLVTAVKEAVDNALDAAEESSILPDIYVEIQEADDYYRLIVEDNGPGITKESLPKVFGKLLYGSRFHAREQARGQQGIGISAAVLYSQLTSGKPAKITSRTQGSSEAEYFELIVDTDENEPEISVAETTSWDRPHGTRIELEMEANMRARAQLHDYFKHTAVVNPHARLELREPTAHFKFERATDQLPEETEEIRPHPHGVELGTVIKMLAATDSHSVSGFLQEEFTRVGKKTANSIIDEFRDRHYGREMAWKPPASHEAADVAAAVENSTANKGANATTDFANGIADAVSSRDRISHHELSTVVEEVADEVGDEYGTTFGSTVREKALESAWSALVGHDEVDDQDGDDDQNGADATTPEDVSRIVADLYELSDDATSTRKDDEVVHAFAVRLAGTFEDLEDDRHRLTRKALESAVDRAADLTEEYDDVAFGDTARENVVEAIWDVMVTVPDDTPLVRELASDRDAASDLVEGMRATNIMAPPTRCLSPITADLVEAGLKKEFDADFYAAATRDAGVSGGDPFIVEAGIAYGGDLPAEGTADVLRFANRVPLVYQRGACATTDVVKSIGWRNYGLDQPGGSGIPTGPAVIMVHVASTNVPFTSESKDAIANVPEIEDEIELAIREAARELKRYLNKRRSMQKRRKKQNVLGKILPEMAEKVAEVTGRNQPNIDDAVARIMNNVLVERHLEGVDGDDDAGDGDGDASTVKLVVENHSSTNETLEITDIVSAEPRNLSDGASAVEMDGEWFVSWEADVPGGEEATLEYEVSSEATFDIDVKGVDAEKLTITS; translated from the coding sequence ATGACGTCGCTACAGTCGACACTCGGCGACGAGCCGGGGATCGCCGAGGAACTCGCTGACAACCAGCGAGCGATCTCCATCGCCGAGTTCTTCGAAAAGAACAAGCACATGCTGGGCTTCGACAGCGGTGCTCGCGGGCTCGTCACGGCCGTCAAAGAGGCCGTCGACAACGCTCTCGACGCCGCCGAAGAGTCCAGCATTCTCCCCGATATCTACGTCGAGATCCAGGAAGCCGACGACTACTATCGCCTGATCGTCGAGGATAACGGACCGGGAATCACGAAAGAATCGCTCCCGAAGGTCTTCGGAAAACTCCTCTACGGCTCTCGGTTCCACGCTCGCGAACAGGCCCGTGGCCAGCAGGGGATCGGTATCTCCGCGGCAGTGCTCTACTCCCAGCTCACGAGCGGCAAACCCGCGAAGATCACCAGCCGAACCCAGGGGTCGAGCGAGGCCGAGTACTTCGAGTTGATCGTCGACACCGACGAGAACGAACCCGAGATCAGCGTCGCGGAGACGACGTCGTGGGACCGCCCCCACGGCACCCGAATCGAACTCGAGATGGAGGCCAACATGCGCGCTCGCGCCCAGCTCCACGACTACTTCAAGCACACCGCGGTCGTCAATCCCCACGCCCGCCTCGAGTTGCGCGAGCCCACGGCACACTTCAAATTCGAGCGTGCGACCGATCAGCTCCCCGAGGAGACCGAGGAGATCCGTCCCCACCCCCACGGGGTCGAACTGGGAACGGTGATCAAGATGCTCGCCGCAACCGACTCTCACTCCGTCTCGGGGTTCCTCCAGGAGGAGTTCACTCGCGTCGGCAAGAAGACGGCCAATTCGATCATCGACGAGTTCCGCGACCGCCACTACGGCCGCGAGATGGCCTGGAAACCGCCAGCGAGCCACGAGGCGGCGGACGTCGCCGCCGCCGTCGAAAACTCCACGGCAAACAAGGGAGCCAACGCGACGACTGACTTTGCCAACGGAATCGCGGACGCCGTCTCGAGTCGGGATCGAATCTCCCACCACGAACTGTCGACGGTCGTCGAGGAGGTCGCCGACGAGGTCGGTGACGAGTACGGCACGACGTTCGGGTCGACCGTTCGCGAGAAGGCGCTCGAATCGGCGTGGTCCGCGCTCGTCGGGCACGATGAGGTGGACGACCAGGACGGCGACGACGACCAGAACGGCGCAGACGCCACGACCCCGGAAGACGTCTCCCGCATCGTCGCCGACCTCTACGAACTCAGCGACGACGCCACGAGCACCCGGAAGGACGACGAGGTCGTCCACGCCTTCGCCGTCCGTCTGGCCGGCACGTTCGAGGACCTCGAGGACGACCGACACCGACTCACCAGGAAGGCTCTCGAGTCCGCCGTCGACCGAGCCGCGGACCTGACCGAGGAGTACGACGACGTGGCGTTCGGCGACACTGCCCGCGAAAACGTCGTCGAAGCGATATGGGACGTAATGGTGACCGTCCCGGACGACACGCCGCTCGTTCGCGAACTCGCGAGCGACCGGGACGCCGCCAGCGACCTCGTCGAGGGAATGCGCGCGACGAACATCATGGCCCCGCCGACACGGTGTCTCTCGCCGATCACGGCCGACCTGGTCGAAGCCGGATTGAAGAAGGAGTTCGACGCGGACTTCTACGCGGCGGCGACTCGCGACGCGGGCGTCTCCGGCGGCGACCCGTTCATCGTCGAGGCCGGCATCGCCTACGGTGGTGACCTCCCGGCCGAGGGAACCGCCGACGTCCTCCGGTTCGCGAACCGGGTGCCGCTCGTCTACCAGCGCGGTGCCTGTGCTACCACCGACGTCGTCAAGAGCATCGGCTGGCGCAACTACGGCCTCGACCAGCCCGGGGGCTCCGGGATACCGACCGGACCCGCCGTGATCATGGTCCACGTCGCCTCGACGAACGTCCCCTTCACGAGCGAGTCCAAAGACGCCATCGCGAACGTCCCCGAGATCGAAGACGAGATCGAACTCGCCATCCGGGAGGCCGCCCGCGAACTCAAGCGCTACCTCAACAAACGGCGCTCGATGCAAAAGCGCCGGAAGAAACAGAACGTCCTGGGCAAGATTCTCCCGGAGATGGCCGAGAAGGTCGCGGAGGTGACGGGGCGCAACCAGCCCAACATCGACGACGCCGTGGCGCGGATCATGAACAACGTCCTGGTCGAGCGTCACCTGGAGGGTGTTGACGGTGACGACGACGCCGGCGATGGCGACGGCGACGCATCGACGGTCAAACTCGTCGTCGAGAACCACTCGAGCACGAACGAGACCCTCGAGATAACCGACATCGTCTCCGCAGAACCGCGGAACCTCTCCGACGGCGCCTCGGCCGTCGAGATGGACGGCGAGTGGTTCGTCTCCTGGGAGGCGGACGTTCCCGGCGGCGAGGAGGCGACTCTCGAGTACGAAGTCTCGAGCGAGGCGACGTTCGACATCGACGTCAAAGGCGTCGACGCGGAAAAACTGACGATCACATCATGA
- the gyrB gene encoding DNA topoisomerase (ATP-hydrolyzing) subunit B, giving the protein MSQDSEYGAGQIQVLEGLEAVQKRPAMYIGSTDTRGLHHLVYEVVDNSIDEALAGHCDDITVTIHEDGAVSVADDGRGIPVDTHEEYDRPALEVILTVLHAGGKFDNKSYQVSGGLHGVGVSVVNALSGRFEVTVKRDGGVFSHAFENGEPQGDMERVRDLEPDEETGTQITFWPDRDIFETTEFSFSTLSNRLRELAFLNSGVRITLRDERETDDEGQPVEDTYVYEGGIREFVEYLNETRSSLHDDVIYFEDDAQNIQVEVAMQATEELQGSIHAFANNINTREGGTHLTGFKTALTRVVNDYGGENGLLSDLEENLRGDDIREGLTAVISIKHPDPQFEGQTKTKLGNSEVRGIVESAMHDGLSTYFEEHPDTAQAIVMKAVEAAKARKAAKKAEELTRRKSALESTSLPGKLADCQTKDPDEAELFIAEGDSAGGSAKQARNPEFQAVLPIKGKILNVEKHRLDRILENEEIRNMITAIGAGIGEEFDIDNIRYKKIIMATDADVDGAHIRTLLLTFFYRHMRPLLEGGYVYATQPPLYRIRYRGETYDAMTDAERDEIVEEKCNGNPTQVQRFKGLGEMNPEQLWSTTMNPDNRILKQIAVEDAAAADRMFSVLMGDAVEPRKQFIKDHAPEAEWIDI; this is encoded by the coding sequence ATGTCTCAAGATAGCGAGTACGGCGCCGGACAAATCCAGGTCCTAGAGGGCCTGGAAGCGGTCCAAAAGCGACCGGCGATGTACATCGGTTCGACGGATACGCGGGGACTCCACCACCTCGTCTACGAGGTCGTGGACAACTCCATCGACGAGGCGCTGGCCGGCCACTGCGACGACATCACCGTGACCATCCACGAGGACGGTGCGGTGAGCGTCGCCGACGACGGCCGTGGCATCCCCGTCGACACCCACGAGGAGTACGACCGCCCGGCCCTCGAGGTCATTCTCACCGTCCTCCACGCCGGTGGGAAGTTCGATAACAAGTCCTACCAGGTCTCCGGGGGTCTCCACGGCGTCGGCGTCTCCGTCGTCAACGCCCTCTCAGGACGCTTCGAGGTGACCGTCAAGCGCGACGGCGGTGTCTTCTCCCACGCGTTCGAGAACGGCGAGCCACAGGGGGACATGGAGCGGGTTCGCGACCTCGAACCCGACGAAGAGACGGGTACCCAGATCACCTTCTGGCCCGACCGCGACATCTTCGAGACGACCGAGTTCTCCTTCTCGACGCTCTCGAATCGGCTCCGCGAACTCGCGTTTCTGAACTCCGGCGTTCGGATCACGCTTCGGGACGAACGCGAGACGGACGACGAGGGGCAGCCAGTCGAGGATACGTACGTCTACGAAGGTGGGATTCGCGAGTTCGTCGAGTACCTCAACGAGACGCGATCCTCCCTCCACGACGACGTTATCTACTTCGAGGACGACGCCCAGAACATCCAGGTCGAGGTGGCGATGCAGGCCACCGAGGAGCTCCAGGGCTCGATCCACGCTTTCGCCAACAACATCAACACGCGCGAGGGCGGGACACACCTGACTGGGTTCAAGACCGCCCTCACCCGCGTAGTCAACGACTATGGGGGCGAAAACGGCCTGCTCTCGGACCTCGAGGAGAACCTCCGCGGCGACGACATTCGTGAGGGGCTCACCGCAGTCATCTCGATCAAACACCCCGATCCGCAGTTCGAAGGGCAGACGAAGACGAAACTCGGCAACTCGGAGGTGCGGGGTATCGTCGAGAGCGCGATGCACGACGGGCTGTCGACGTACTTCGAGGAACACCCAGACACCGCCCAGGCCATCGTGATGAAGGCCGTCGAGGCCGCGAAAGCCCGCAAGGCCGCGAAGAAGGCAGAGGAGCTCACGCGACGAAAATCCGCCCTCGAGTCGACGTCTCTCCCCGGCAAACTCGCGGACTGTCAGACCAAAGATCCCGACGAGGCCGAACTGTTCATCGCGGAGGGTGACTCCGCGGGCGGCAGCGCGAAACAGGCCCGAAATCCGGAGTTCCAGGCCGTTCTCCCCATCAAGGGGAAGATCCTCAACGTCGAGAAGCACCGACTGGATCGCATCCTCGAGAACGAAGAGATTCGGAACATGATCACCGCCATCGGCGCGGGGATCGGCGAAGAGTTCGACATCGACAACATCCGGTACAAGAAGATCATCATGGCGACCGACGCCGACGTCGACGGGGCCCACATCCGGACCCTGCTGCTGACGTTCTTCTACCGGCACATGCGCCCGCTGCTCGAGGGTGGCTACGTCTACGCGACCCAGCCGCCGCTGTACCGCATCCGGTACCGTGGGGAGACCTACGACGCGATGACCGACGCCGAGCGCGACGAGATCGTCGAGGAGAAGTGCAACGGCAACCCGACGCAGGTCCAGCGCTTCAAGGGGCTCGGCGAAATGAACCCCGAGCAGCTCTGGAGTACGACGATGAATCCGGACAACCGCATCCTCAAGCAAATCGCGGTCGAGGACGCGGCGGCGGCCGATCGCATGTTCTCGGTACTGATGGGCGATGCCGTCGAGCCGCGAAAGCAGTTCATCAAGGACCACGCCCCCGAGGCAGAGTGGATCGACATATAG